The DNA window TGATTTATATGTACTGTTGATATTCTCTATTTTGAGTTTAATATTAATCGGATTATTTATGGGTTTATTTGAATTGTTAAGCTCGTTAATTGACCCAATTAGTGTAAATCAGTTGCAAAATAATTTGCAAGCATCGGGTTATCCGAATATATATTTATCCATTTCTGAACTTCGAATACCTTCACTTACTGATATTGTTGTTGGTGTTGGTGGACTTGTGCCATTTTTTTTCGGAATATTTGGTTTGTTTGGTTTGATATGGAAATTTAAAGTATTAAAAACCACTAAAGAGTATCAAAATCAGGATAATCAAAAAATTAATCGATCTAATGATAATCTGAGTAAAACTAAAAAAATAAACTATTCTGACAAGCAAATAAAGGATTATTTATTTTATCTGTTGTTATTATCAATTTGGATTATTTTAACAGCATTTGCAGTTACAAAGGGTTTTAGATTTATAGAAACTTTTTTAGTGCCAATGGCAATCAGTGCAGGAATTTTTGTAGGTTTCATAGTTAACTTTGTGGACAAACTTTTTTCAAAAAGTTCATATCAATTTGTAATTATGGCTGTGATTATAGCAATTGTGGCATTTGCCCCTTTAGCTAACGATTGTTTAGATTTAAGTGAAATAGTTCCTGGTACTGATGATTCCGTGATGTCTTCGCTACAATGGATCAATAACAACACTTCAAACGACACAATTATCACATCATGGTGGGATTTAGGGCACTTATTTGCTTATGATGCTGACCGCCCAGTAACTGTGGATGGTTCAGCTCAAAATAGTCCACGCTCATATTGGATAGGTAAAGCTTTATTAACGGATAATGAAACCCTTTCTGTAGGAATTTTAAGAATGTTAGCAGCTAATGGGGAATCTACATCACTAATTCTTAATAATTATACTCACAATACAACTCAGAGTGTTGATATCTTAAATAATATTTTGGGACTTAATAAAACACAAGCGATCACAACTTTAACAACTAAATATGGTTTTAATTTGCAACAAGCTCAAAGCATTGTTAACTATACTCATCCCGACGATCCCGTCCCACAAGACTTAATAACTAGTTCCAATATGGTTAATCAATCTGGTTGGTGGTGGACATATTTTGGAAGTTGGAATTTTTCCACAGGGAACGGAACGAAATATCAGTATTACACTTCTAAAATGAACATCACGACTACAAATAATCAGACCATTTTAATGGACAATAACGGCGTTGTTGCCCAGATCAATGGATCGAACATGATGGCAGGAATAGCAAGAAACAATGTTGTAATCAATAATAATAGTGTTTTAAATGAAATATTGGCTGAATTAGAAACTGGTGATGATAAACTTTTAATTGAGCCTCATAAACTCATATTTTCTGTTAACAACAAGACCACAGAGAGGATCGTTTCCAATTCAGGTCAATATTCAATTCTTATTATAAATAATCCTGATAAAACATATACAAGTGTTATAATGAACAAAGAACTTGAAGACTCCATCTTCACTAGATTGTACTTTGAAAACGGATATGGTTTAACGCACTTTAATTATTTATATGGGCAATATGGAGTAAAGGTATGGGGAGTTAATTAGAATATTTTATAAATTGAGATTTATCTGAATAATTTGATATGAACTCATAGGATTATTAGAATAAATATCAGATATTTTAATTAGTAATATTCAAATACATGTCATTATTAGGTTAATAGAAGACATTAAATTAAGATTCTTAAATGAGGACATTCATGGATAATTAAATAATGAATAGCAATGGTTGGGTGTATATTGAAAAGATCAGCTAAATGTTTTAATTACAAAAATAGATTATTCAATTCAATAAAAAAAAATAAAATTTCAATAACATTCCTTATAATGTTAGTTTTATTTGCATCTATCATTACATACCTTAGAATTCTAGTACAAATCGAAATTGGACCAATTTCAGATAGTTTTGATTTTCTTTCAAATGCATTAGTCTATGCGGGACAAGGAATGGGCTATTCTGACCTACTCAGACCGCCGGTCTTTGGATTTTTAATATCATTAATATTTAGGATGGGTTACATTTCAACTAATGTAGTATTTTATATGGATGGCTTTTTGTTTGTATTGGGTGTTATAGGGCTATATTTGTTGCTAAAAATCAGATTTAATAATATTGAAAGTTTTTTTGGAGCATTACTCTACACTACCTTCCCAATTGTAATAACTGTTCTTGGAGTGGGGTTTTCTGATCTTGCTAGTGTGTCATTCACAATTTGGGGATTTTATTTTGTAGTACTTGCAGTAAATAATAATTCTAAATATTTTTATTTGTCTTTTTCTTTGTTTATGGTCGCATTTTTAACTAGATACAATAATGCTCTATTGATATTTCCAATTTTGTTATATCTCGTAATAAATAGGGATAAATTAAATTTTAAACGATTATTCACAGGGCTTGGTGTTTCATTTTTGATAATAATACCTGTTTTAATTTTTTTCTTCCAAAAATATGGAAATATGATTTATCCATTCATTAATTTTGGCTCTTCATCAGTAATTTCATCAACTTCGGCTGAAAGTTTTGCATATAATTCAAATGTCTTTTTTTTCATTCAAAATTTTCCAAGTTTAATTGGTCCCCAAGGAATTTTTATAATGATAATTATAATATTTGGGGTTATTTTGTTGGGTTTGGTTAAACTCATGAAAAGGAACTTGAAACATTTTAATGGAATAAATATCGATATGAATGATAGAGTAAATCAAATCAGATTAATAATCTTATCATTGTTTTTAATTATTTTTTTAGTCACATTTGGAAAGATTTTTTACATGATAACTGAGATCTTATTTTTTAGTATGGCCTTTTTATTGTATGGGCTATTAAGAAATTTGAATATAAAAAGTTTTGATATTCATTTGATGTTTTTCGGATGGTTTATGGCATTTTTCATATTCAATAGTATTTATGTTATTAAAGATCTTCGTTACTTCGTTCTTATGGCTCCTCCTGTTGCTTATTTTATGATACTAGGATTATCTGAAATATCAAATAGAGTACCTATCCAATTTAAAAATCGTAATTTAATATTTCCAATTCTTACGGTGATATTAGTTAGTATTATTCTAATTTCGACAGCCTCACAAATTCCAGAAATCCTTAATTCTAACAACGATAAAGTAAAATTGAATAATGAAATTATACAATCTGGGCAATGGTTTATGAATTATGATCCGAACTATAAAAATCAAAGTATCTACTCTGATTTAGGACCAAACTACAGTTGGTACCTTCAAACAGACGTGAAGTCTGTCCCTGTATTTAAAGATAATCAAACATTTGCCAATGGTGTTAAGAATGAAACCTTCAATCAAGCTGACAGTGAACAATTCAATAATTTTTTAATCACAAACAACGCAGATTATTACATTTGTTTAAGGGAAGGGCTTAATTTAACATCATATACTGTTATAAAACAGATGGGTGAAGTTACAATATACAAAAAAATTACTTAACCATATTTAAACTTGATACTATGAAAATTGGAGTAATAACATCAGCATACCCTGAATATGAAGATGATCCCCATGGAATCTTTGTGCATCGTCTGATGAAAGAAGTAACTAAAAAGGGGCATGAAGTACATGTCCTCGCACCATATACGGGAAAAATGACTAACTTTCAATTAGATGGAGTTTACGTTCAAAAATTCAACTACTTTTACCCTAAAAGGTTTCAGAAATTAGCTGGAAGATCAGGTATGATTGATAATGTTAAGGAAGGGGTTTTTGTTAAATTTCAGTTCTGTTCATTCATAATTTTTAATTTGATAAATTCATACAAAAAACTTAAAGATATGGACATAGTGCATGTTCAGTGGCCCATACCCAATGGTTTGGGTGCATTGTTCCTGAAAAAAATCAGTAAAATTCCTTATATTAATACAATACATGGTGAAGAGGTTTATTTATCAAAGAAATATCATACTGTTTTTTTAATCAAGTTATTGGTTAATAATTCTTCAAAAACAATCACAAATAGTTCGGCAACTTTAAAAACATGTTTAAATGAGGGACTAGACAAAAAAAAATTAGATATCATTCCTTTTGGGGTGGATACATCTTTTTACAAACCATTGAATATTGTTAAAGATAAAAAAATATTTCAAATTTTATCTGTAGGATATTTAATTGAAAGAAAAGGATTTATGTATTTAATAAGTTCCATATCGGAAGTTTCAAAGAAACATGAAAATGTGAGGTTGAAGATCGTTGGATCAGGTCCTCAAGAAAAACAGTTAAAAGATCTTATAACCAAACTTCAGTTAGAAAAATATATTGAAATATTAGGTAACATTCCCAATGATGAACTACTTAAAATGTATAATTCTTCAGATCTTTTTGTTTTACCATCAATAATAGACTCACAAGGTAACACTGAAGGATTAGGGGTTGTTTTAATCGAGGCTATGGCATGTGGATTGCCGGTCATAGGTTCAAATATTGGAGGAATTCCTGATATTATCTCTGATGGAGAAACAGGATTACTTTTCCCCCAAAAGGATGTGGTTGAACTTTCTAAATCAATAATTAAACTTATTGAAAATCGAATTTTAATGGAAAAAATTGCAGATAAAGGATATCAAATGGTAAAAACTAATTTTAGTTGGGAAAAGATTGCAGCACAGTACATTGATTGTTATGAGAAAATTAAAAAGTAACTGATTGAGGAGTATTCATGTCCAAATATTGTCAATTTAATACAAATCCGTACGGTGTACATCAGAATATTATTAGTGTAGTTGGTCAAAATAAAAAAGTTTTAGACGTGGGATGCTCTGAAGGTATTTTAACCAAGAAGATGAAGCAAAACAACTGTGATGTAACTGGTATAGAATTAGATGAAGAAGCATCAAAAATTGCCGAAGAATTTTGCAATGAACTAATAATTGGAGATGTTGAATTTATTCAATTAGATACTAAGTATGAGAAATATTTTGATATTATCCTTTTTGCAGATATCTTAGAACATTTAAAGGAACCTTCTGAAGTTCTGACAAGATTTAAGAAATATCTCAATGATGAAGGCATAATTATAATTTCTGTACCCAACATAGCTAACTGGAGAAAAAGGATTCAATTACTATTTGGAAAATTTGACTATCAAGAATATGGTATTTTAGATAACACTCATATAAAATTTTTCACTGAAAAATCAATAAAAGAAATCATTGATGATGCAGGTTATAAAATAGTCAAGTTTGATTTGACTGTTGGAGATTTAAACAGATTTTCAAGATTTTTTCATTCGGTAGGAATGATCTGGCCTAATTTATTTGCTTTTCAGTTTTTGATTGTTGCGAAGATTAAATGTTAAATGTAAAAACAGATCTAAAAATGTTTTATCAATTAAATTGATTTACAACTATTGAATTAAAGATTGAAATTAGAAAATACCTTAAATACTTAATCTGCATTCCCACTTCATAATTCTTGAATTAATCTTTTCCGACGAAATTATGGTTCAAAGTGATAAAATTGGACATGTACAAATTATTTGTAAAAAGAATAGGATTAATTGGAATAACTAATTTTCTTGTTGCAATGAATACGATTATATTAATCCCAATTTTAACAAAAAATTTCTCTGCCATCGATTATGGTATATGGGTTCAGGTAATTACAACATTTTATTTGGTAACAAGCGTAGCTAACTTAGGTTTTCCTTACACATTGATTAGGTTTGTGTCAGCTGAAAAAGAGAAATCTAAGATCCAAAACACTTTTTATACCATGGCAGTTTTTATACTGATTTTCAGTTTGTTTATCTCAACTCTCATATTTATATTCTCAAATGTAATAGCATCATTGCTGTTCAGTGGACAGGTGTTGATTGTAAAAATACTTTCATTTCTCATATTTTTTGGAACATTAAACAGTTTATTAATAGATTTTTTTGTTGCTAGAAGTAAGATGAAAAGATATTCAATTTTATTGCTTTTTCAGACCTACTTAATGTTAAGTTTAGTTAGTTTTTTTGCTGTTTGCGGTTATGGAATAATTTTGGCAACAGTCGGTTTTTTAATTTCTCAAATAATTTTTTTCATAGTTATGACTATATTGGTATATCAAGAAATTGGATTTAAAATTCCGGAATTTAGCAAAATTAAAGAATATATCAATTTTTCTATCCCTATAATTCCGAATAACGTGTCAACGTGGATAGTTGAATCCAGTGATCGTTATGTTATTGCTATCATGTTAGGAACGACATTTCTTGCATACTACTCTCCAGGTTATACAATAGGAATGGCACTTTTGTTATTTTTCACACCAATATCCATTATTTTATCTTCAATACTCCCAAAATATTATGAAAATGGACAAATGGAAGAGGTAATGATGTTCATAAATTATTCGCTTAAATATTTTTTATTAATAGCAATACCGGCATTATTTATTCTTTCTTTACTTTCAAAACCAATATTGATGATATTAACAACTCCTGAAATAGCGTTAAATGGATATCTTGTGACTCCTTTTGTGGCATTAAGTGCTATTTTATTTGGGATTTATGGAATAATTATGAATTTAATAGTTTTAGAGAAAAAAACAAAAATTGTTGGAAGTATATGGACAATTGCAGCTTTAATTAGTCTTCTAAATATAATATTTGTACCAATTTTTGGAATTTTAGCAGCGGCTGGAATAACTTTATTTTCTTACTCCACAGCATTTTTAATAAGTATTGGATACTCTAAAAAATTTTTCAGATTTTATTTTGATTACACTTTCATATTCAAAAGTATATTTGCGTCAGTCATTATTTCCATATTAATAGTTCTAATTAATCCAATCGGTTTTTATAGCCTTTTAATTATGATTCCATTGTTGATTTTAATTTATTTAATAATAATTTTGTTACTAAAATGTGTAACAAATAAAGAAATTAATTTCATTAAAGAAATTTTTAAGGAATAAATAAAATTAGTATTTGTAAAGAAAGAAATCTTGTAAATTCTTAAATATTCCCTGATTAATAAATAATTATCTCAGCTTATTATTATCTGAATAGTACTCTTAGGGGATAATTATTTAATTATAAATAAGAAATCTTAAAAGATAAAGTGATGGTTTATTAAGATTTACTAATATTTAGAAGCGTATTAATTCAAATAAAAAATTTATAGTGATATTAGGAATCT is part of the Methanobacterium lacus genome and encodes:
- a CDS encoding oligosaccharide flippase family protein, encoding MYKLFVKRIGLIGITNFLVAMNTIILIPILTKNFSAIDYGIWVQVITTFYLVTSVANLGFPYTLIRFVSAEKEKSKIQNTFYTMAVFILIFSLFISTLIFIFSNVIASLLFSGQVLIVKILSFLIFFGTLNSLLIDFFVARSKMKRYSILLLFQTYLMLSLVSFFAVCGYGIILATVGFLISQIIFFIVMTILVYQEIGFKIPEFSKIKEYINFSIPIIPNNVSTWIVESSDRYVIAIMLGTTFLAYYSPGYTIGMALLLFFTPISIILSSILPKYYENGQMEEVMMFINYSLKYFLLIAIPALFILSLLSKPILMILTTPEIALNGYLVTPFVALSAILFGIYGIIMNLIVLEKKTKIVGSIWTIAALISLLNIIFVPIFGILAAAGITLFSYSTAFLISIGYSKKFFRFYFDYTFIFKSIFASVIISILIVLINPIGFYSLLIMIPLLILIYLIIILLLKCVTNKEINFIKEIFKE
- a CDS encoding class I SAM-dependent methyltransferase gives rise to the protein MSKYCQFNTNPYGVHQNIISVVGQNKKVLDVGCSEGILTKKMKQNNCDVTGIELDEEASKIAEEFCNELIIGDVEFIQLDTKYEKYFDIILFADILEHLKEPSEVLTRFKKYLNDEGIIIISVPNIANWRKRIQLLFGKFDYQEYGILDNTHIKFFTEKSIKEIIDDAGYKIVKFDLTVGDLNRFSRFFHSVGMIWPNLFAFQFLIVAKIKC
- a CDS encoding STT3 domain-containing protein, with product MMIKDFIFKNKKIIIILILLFLIAFVIRAEAVTIGGVNSIDKSYYEDQNGLPYFSEIDSYYNLRMTQDFLNHGYLGDTKLKGDNWDLHSNFPPGSSAEYPPLISYLTSFIYKLANLFFNVNLETIAFWLAPFIASLAVIPSFFIVRRITNDYGGIAAALLIGLAPAYFSHTFAGFYDTDMFIVLIPLVIVLFFSLSVLHNESRKKIIFAILAAIFMFLFALSWDGWWYMFYIITFSTFVYLVLNKFLLDFNEKTTEKNRLINCFDKHPDLYVLLIFSILSLILIGLFMGLFELLSSLIDPISVNQLQNNLQASGYPNIYLSISELRIPSLTDIVVGVGGLVPFFFGIFGLFGLIWKFKVLKTTKEYQNQDNQKINRSNDNLSKTKKINYSDKQIKDYLFYLLLLSIWIILTAFAVTKGFRFIETFLVPMAISAGIFVGFIVNFVDKLFSKSSYQFVIMAVIIAIVAFAPLANDCLDLSEIVPGTDDSVMSSLQWINNNTSNDTIITSWWDLGHLFAYDADRPVTVDGSAQNSPRSYWIGKALLTDNETLSVGILRMLAANGESTSLILNNYTHNTTQSVDILNNILGLNKTQAITTLTTKYGFNLQQAQSIVNYTHPDDPVPQDLITSSNMVNQSGWWWTYFGSWNFSTGNGTKYQYYTSKMNITTTNNQTILMDNNGVVAQINGSNMMAGIARNNVVINNNSVLNEILAELETGDDKLLIEPHKLIFSVNNKTTERIVSNSGQYSILIINNPDKTYTSVIMNKELEDSIFTRLYFENGYGLTHFNYLYGQYGVKVWGVN
- a CDS encoding glycosyltransferase family 4 protein; this encodes MKIGVITSAYPEYEDDPHGIFVHRLMKEVTKKGHEVHVLAPYTGKMTNFQLDGVYVQKFNYFYPKRFQKLAGRSGMIDNVKEGVFVKFQFCSFIIFNLINSYKKLKDMDIVHVQWPIPNGLGALFLKKISKIPYINTIHGEEVYLSKKYHTVFLIKLLVNNSSKTITNSSATLKTCLNEGLDKKKLDIIPFGVDTSFYKPLNIVKDKKIFQILSVGYLIERKGFMYLISSISEVSKKHENVRLKIVGSGPQEKQLKDLITKLQLEKYIEILGNIPNDELLKMYNSSDLFVLPSIIDSQGNTEGLGVVLIEAMACGLPVIGSNIGGIPDIISDGETGLLFPQKDVVELSKSIIKLIENRILMEKIADKGYQMVKTNFSWEKIAAQYIDCYEKIKK
- a CDS encoding glycosyltransferase family 39 protein produces the protein MKRSAKCFNYKNRLFNSIKKNKISITFLIMLVLFASIITYLRILVQIEIGPISDSFDFLSNALVYAGQGMGYSDLLRPPVFGFLISLIFRMGYISTNVVFYMDGFLFVLGVIGLYLLLKIRFNNIESFFGALLYTTFPIVITVLGVGFSDLASVSFTIWGFYFVVLAVNNNSKYFYLSFSLFMVAFLTRYNNALLIFPILLYLVINRDKLNFKRLFTGLGVSFLIIIPVLIFFFQKYGNMIYPFINFGSSSVISSTSAESFAYNSNVFFFIQNFPSLIGPQGIFIMIIIIFGVILLGLVKLMKRNLKHFNGINIDMNDRVNQIRLIILSLFLIIFLVTFGKIFYMITEILFFSMAFLLYGLLRNLNIKSFDIHLMFFGWFMAFFIFNSIYVIKDLRYFVLMAPPVAYFMILGLSEISNRVPIQFKNRNLIFPILTVILVSIILISTASQIPEILNSNNDKVKLNNEIIQSGQWFMNYDPNYKNQSIYSDLGPNYSWYLQTDVKSVPVFKDNQTFANGVKNETFNQADSEQFNNFLITNNADYYICLREGLNLTSYTVIKQMGEVTIYKKIT